Genomic DNA from Chlorocebus sabaeus isolate Y175 chromosome 6, mChlSab1.0.hap1, whole genome shotgun sequence:
ATACTGCAGGCCTGGTCCCTGTGGGGCTATTTAGCTCCTCGTTCCCCCAGGTGAGGACACACTCTGCCCCTCATCACAAGATCAAAAGTGAGCCACTCTAATTTACCTGGGCCTATGACTTGTCCATTCCTTAAAAATTCTATCCccattggatctaattaaactaaagagcttcttcacaacaaaagaaactatcatcagagtgaacaggcaacctacagaatgggagaaaaattttgcaatctatccatctgttaaagggctaatatccagaatctacagaaaACTTAaccaaatttacaaggaaaaaaaaacaaccccatcaaaaagtgaacaaaggttatgaacagacacttctcaaaagaagatatttatgcagccaacagacataagaaaaaatgcttatcatcactggtcattagagaaatgcaaatcaaaccacaatcagatatcatctcatgctggttagaatggcaatcattaaaaagtcaggaaacaacagatgctgaagaggttgtggaaaaataataatgcttttacactgttgttgggagtgtaaattagttcaaccattgtggaagacagtgtggcaattcctcaaggatctagaactaggaataccatttgacccagcaatcccattactgggtatatacccaaaggattataaatcattctactataaagacacatgcacacgtatgattattgtagcactgttcacaatagcaaagtcttggaaccaccgccaatgtccatcaatgatagactggattaagaaaatgtgccacatactcaccatggaatactatgtcgccataaaaaaggaagagttcttgtcctttgcagacCTGAGATGAGCCCTGTCAAGAGAGGCCATTTGATGGAAGCTTCTTCAACTTGCATTCTTCCGTTTGTAGGTAATATGTTGTTTCTCCTAAGTGGTTCTCCAGATGTGCAACAGAGAAGATAATCACAGCTCTTGTAGAGGGAAAAGGGCTGTGATTCTGCCATCTTGGTGGGAATTCTGAGAAGCTGAGAACGGAGGGTGGAGCCAATTGCTGAGAAAAACATTcccagaagaaatgaaattaggCATCTGACTGGTTTCAGCAATGATGTAAACCAATGACTGTTGTCTATTTTCTGTTTACATTATAAAATAGATACGATCATTGCATTTTTCTTATGTCTGTTTCAGTATTGTGTGTTTGATTTGTTCAGGGCAGATAATTTATCCCTTTAGGGAACATGTTGAGAGAAAGTGCACCTGATAATTTGTTCTCACCTCATAAACACCAGGTCccgatttaaataataaaatattgaactTCACTCTGAGCCTGTTCTTGTATTGTATTGGTTTCTGTGGTTTTTCAGAAGGTAAGTATTTTGGGGATGTGGTAAGTGTATGAGCCAGTGGGGGCTAAGTGGAAATAATTTCCACAAATGGCCCAACGATGATGACAAGTCAAAACAACCACAGCTTGTAGCGTTTCCTCTCCTTAATTTGGGCTTTCTGCATGACACCTTGGTCAATATAATGTCATAGAAGTTACACTGTCTGCCTTTCAAAGCTAAGGCCTACAATGCCTTGCACCTTCTTCATGAGACTTTTGGAAGCTTTTCATTGGTGGAAGCCAATCATTGATTCTGATTTCAGGaattccaggaattcaaggcaCTAATGTGGAGATAAGATAGGGAAGGAAACAAACAACCAGTCACCAGGTGTTCAGCCACCCTAATGCTGAGTTGGGCATGAGTGAAGCATTTTCTGAAATCTCTGACTATAGACCTTTCTAAAATCGAGACGCTCACTGCATAATCTGTCACCTACATGAGTCCACTAAACCTTCAAAACTCAGAGAAATCAGAATAAATGATTGATTTAAGCCAACATGTGTGGGGAGGTTGCCTGTGCTGCAATGCCAACAGTAACAGCAGCAAAGCAGAATCTGTTCACAGTGCCCATGTGTGTGAACTGTGTTCATTCCACCAATAAACCACTTATTTTCTGATCTTAAACCATGACCATTTGTTTACGAAGAAAAATTTCAGGATTCTGCccacataaaatggaaaaatcagaaaattattttgaaaaaaaatggattCTTAAAAGGAAGTCATTGAACTGTGATTCTCTAACTATCGCTTGGATTGAAAATTTAGATGTAAACATTCTCAAATTTTTCTTCCAGTTCCTCCAGTGCATCCCACACAATTCCAGGCAGTTTCAAGACACAAGAAACATTCTTAGGATGAGCGAAGAATTAAGATATTTCACCTGACTTTCCTCAAATTACAAAGTCTCTCCCCAAAGCCTGTGTGGTTGTAAACAGATCCCTAACATTTCACTGCAATGAGTCAtctaaaatgaaagaagaatttTAGTTCAGAGTGTCTGACGTGGCTGTAGAGaatgttgtttgttttgtcatCTCAGACATTCCAGTGGTGTTGTGACTCACTGCCTGTTTCACTTGTGTGTCTGTGccactttctctttttccccagTAAAGTGAGAACCAAGTCCTGGATAATTTAGCGAAGTTTTAGTGACCATGCGTAGAGGAAGGTGTGAGGAGAGATCATTCTCTTAGCAGGCTCTGGGATACCACAGTCACAGAGAAATGGGGAGTTTCTGTTGCTCCTCAGTAACAGCGAGTGTGGACATCACCGTCAATCACAGAACACATTGAGGTCAGGGAGACATCCCACCACACTTGCACCATCTTCACGTAACATGATGGGAGTTGATGGGCAAAACTGTAACACTGTCATTGACCATTACCTGCAAGAGGAAAAATGCATCAGAAATACAGCATGCAACAAAACAAACTATCAGTCTTATCTCCCCTCAGCCCTAGTGCCTATAGCAACCAACCAGAAAACTCCCAATTATACATCAGAAACCAGTAGACATACTTCTATCTACAGACTACCTTTGTGCTTATTTCAGACagttgttcattttatttcccaTGTTTCCTCTCATTACTCCAGGGAAGTTCTACCACTCTGTGTCACACAGTTCCTGTTTGCTCAACCTCTTCTCTAGCCTGGAATATGCCagactctgtgtcatgaatttgAATCCCTGCGTCTTCTACAGGGGTTCACACAGGGTTCGTGATCAACAATGTTCATTGAATGTATACTTTTCAGTTATACAGACTATGACTGCCATTCACCACTGATGGCCCACTTTCTCTTTGGAGTTGCCCGGGGCTGCCAAGGGGTTAGCAAGGAATGAAATCCAAGTGTTTTtagagagaaagaacagaataGGTACTGCAAGACATAGTATATTATTTTGAACAACTCATAGGCATATTAAAGGATTACTCACTTAAATCTGAACAAAATGTTAATCTTTGGGTTTACCCATTTGAAAATGTCAGGAAGGttggaaatattatttattactaaAGCTATAAAACAGTCAATTTTTAGGTGTTaatttacaatatttaaaatgcacacaACTCTGATCcagttatttcatttctttgtaattATTCTTTAATACAACTACTGGGAGTTTGATAACAAAAAAGATTGATTAGAAAGCTTAATACAGTATTATTTGTGAGAGCAAAATACTGGAAAcagtctaaatgtccatcaaaggaGTAAAGTTCAATAATTTTTGGTAACCATTCTACAGGAATATTGTGCAGTGTTTAAAAACTGAGGCAGCACCATAAATAGATGACTTTGCAAAATATAGTGTTTGACAAGCAGTCCACCCCAGTTCCTAAAGtacattttttcagaaagaaatgaaaacataaatctaTATATTTCTGTAAGCAGATTATCTCCACAATTTGAGTAGAGAAGCCAATAATATTATTGCACTAGGGAGTAAAACTGGGGCTCAATCCTGAGAGAAAGACTAAatttttggctcactgaaactattttatttacatgcgtattttctccattttggataaatgaaaatataagtacATCATCACTAGAAATGAGCACTATGGGAAAAGACAGAGGAGATTCTTCACTTTGGGGGAAATGACAAGTGAAATGACCTTGACCCTGGTCAAATTTGGGAAAAGAGCTGAGGATAGCTGTGCAAGCAGAGGGTGCTTTGTGATGAAAAGTCTGGGCCAGGGGCACTTACGAGAGATGGGCCCCAAGGGACTCTTGGGGCCAGCTTACGGAGAGCTGCCTCCTGCTCTGGGATCCCAGTGAGGCCAAACACTGAAAGCCCCTGGGACACTCACCTGGTACTCATTGTCCAGCACTGAGATGTGCAGGTCAAATTGTTTGCCATCCTTAAAGGGCATACCCTCAGATTTTCTGTAAGGCTTCCAGGCTCCACACACATGCTGTTCATGACCACTCAATTCCCAAAGTACACTCCAAAATGGAAGGCAATGTCTGACTTCTTATCTGTCCCAGTGTGGAAATCAACCTGCAGCTGTGGGTCCTTGTGGAGGTCAAAGCAAGCAGCATGTTGGGCAGGTCCCTCCCGTGTAGTGCACacacaggacacacacacaaatctcttCCCACCTTTCCCAGGACAGACAGAAGCCTTCCTGGTGATACTGCAGGCCTCATCCCTGTGGGGTTGCTTCAGCTCCTTGTTCCCCCATGCAGGGATATGCTCTGCCCCTCATCCCCAGATGGAAACTGAGCCACAGTCACTGACCTGAGGTTATGAGCTGTCTATTCTCTGAAAATTCTATGCTTTTTGACAGAAGTGTCAGTGGCAGGTAGAGATCCTCTTGGAAATTTTGGCAGGCTCCTACAGGACAGTCATAGCACAGATCTGGAAAATGTGGAGCAAAGACATGTCATCCTTTGTGGATAACTTCTCTCCATTTGAGAAAAAGCATTTGCCTTGCTACTGTGCCTTAGCAGAGAGTGAATACTTAACCATGGCTTCCAGTTTTCTGTGAATCCTGGCTGTCTGTCAAGAAGCAGGTCTGACCCACCATAtttgttcctgcaaaagacatgatctcatgatttttatagctgcatagtattccatggtgtatatgtaccacattttcctttattcagtctaccattgatgggcatttagattgataccatgtctttgctattgtgaatcgagctgcaacaaacatacatgtgcatgtgtctttatggtagaacaatttatattcctttgggtatatacctagtaatgggattgctgggtcaattggtagttctgtttttaggtctttgaggaattgtcacactgtgttccacaacgattgaattaatttacactcccaccataGTGAAtatgcattcctttttctctgcaacattgccagcatctattactttttgacattttaataatagccattctgactgatatgtGATTgtatctcactgttgttttgaCTAATAATCAGAAATGTTGAGCTTTtccacatgtttgttggccacatgtgtatcttcttttgggaagtgtctgttcatatctcctgcccactttttaatgaaattgtttggtttttttcccttGTATATttcttaagttccttatagatgcggAATGTTAGCCTTTTGtctgatgcatagtttgcaaaaatgttctcccattctgtaggttgcctgtttaccctgttgatagttttcctttgctatgcagaagctctttagtttaattagatcccatttgtcaatttttgcttttggtgcAACAGCTTGTATCATCTGCATCATGAATTCCTTCCCCATTCCTATATccagaatggcattgcctaggttatcttctagggttttatagtttggggtaaTACATTTCAGTCTCTGATCCATCCtaagttgatttttgtgaatggtataaggaagggatccagtttcaatcttctgcatatggttaaaCAGTTATCGCAGAACCTTTCATTGAATTCATTgaagggagtcctttccccattacctgtttttgtcagctttgtagAAGAACAGATTGTTGCAGGTTTGTGGCCTTCTTTGTGGTCTCTCTGTTCcgtatgtgtttgtttttctacaaatactatgctgttttagttactgtagcctcatagtatagtttgaagtcaagtagcatgatgtctccagtttttttctttttgcttaggattgccttgatca
This window encodes:
- the LOC103234683 gene encoding uncharacterized protein isoform X1, producing MVGQTCFLTDSQDSQKTGSHDLCYDCPVGACQNFQEDLYLPLTLLSKSIEFSENRQLITSAIGSTLRSQLLRIPTKMAESQPFSLYKSCDYLLCCTSGEPLRRNNILPTNGRMQVEEASIKWPLLTGLISGLQRTRTLPFLWRHSIPCKDPQLEVNFYTGTDEDSDIAFQFRLHFGHPAIMNSRVFGIWRYEEKCYYLPFEDGKPFELCIYVRHKEYKRFWGTKDLDPQQDLGREVERVSVSS
- the LOC103234683 gene encoding uncharacterized protein isoform X2; this encodes MVGQTCFLTDSQDSQKTGSHDLCYDCPVGACQNFQEDLYLPLTLLSKSIEFSENRQLITSAIGSTLRSQLLRIPTKMAESQPFSLYKSCDYLLCCTSGEPLRRNNILPTNGRMQVEEASIKWPLLTGLISGLQRTRTLPFLWRHSIPCKDPQLEVNFYTGTDEDSDIAFQFRLHFGHPAIMNSRVFGIWRYEEKCYYLPFEDGKPFELCIYVRHKEYKEKISFLFGYSLDI